Proteins encoded within one genomic window of Streptomyces profundus:
- a CDS encoding glucosamine--fructose-6-phosphate aminotransferase translates to MCGIVGYTGVRSALDVVLAQLAGLGPPGEPAAGGWGVAVLADGGGLGTCVADGPLAALDEALRLRPLPSGGCGLGLAGRPQLDEAGRVAVALAGEVVNLPALTAELTARGHAMRGGDPGEAGAHLFAEAFSSAADPAEAMRQVCRALRGDFALLALHADAPDTLVAARRGLPLTVGLGVGEALVASDEAAFAAQPTGEVLRLDGTPGEQVVLLRREWDEVGCEITDAEGGVLRA, encoded by the coding sequence ATGTGCGGGATCGTCGGATACACGGGTGTGCGGTCGGCCCTCGATGTGGTGCTCGCCCAGCTGGCCGGTCTCGGCCCGCCGGGCGAGCCGGCGGCGGGCGGCTGGGGCGTCGCGGTGCTGGCCGACGGCGGTGGCCTCGGGACCTGCGTCGCCGACGGGCCCCTGGCCGCCCTGGACGAGGCGCTGCGGCTGCGCCCGCTGCCCAGCGGCGGCTGCGGCCTCGGCCTGGCCGGCAGGCCCCAGCTGGACGAGGCGGGGCGGGTCGCCGTCGCGCTGGCCGGCGAGGTGGTCAACCTCCCCGCTCTGACCGCCGAGTTGACGGCCAGGGGCCACGCCATGCGCGGGGGCGACCCCGGCGAGGCGGGGGCGCACCTCTTCGCCGAGGCGTTCTCGTCCGCCGCCGATCCCGCCGAGGCGATGCGCCAGGTCTGCCGCGCGCTGCGCGGCGACTTCGCGCTGCTGGCCCTGCACGCGGACGCCCCCGACACGCTGGTCGCGGCCCGACGCGGGCTGCCGCTGACGGTCGGCCTCGGCGTGGGCGAGGCGCTGGTCGCCTCGGACGAGGCGGCGTTCGCCGCCCAGCCCACCGGGGAGGTGCTCCGCCTCGACGGCACCCCCGGCGAGCAGGTCGTGCTGCTGCGCCGGGAGTGGGACGAGGTCGGGTGCGAGATCACCGACGCGGAGGGGGGCGTGCTGCGCGCATGA